From Mytilus galloprovincialis chromosome 9, xbMytGall1.hap1.1, whole genome shotgun sequence, the proteins below share one genomic window:
- the LOC143046634 gene encoding uncharacterized protein LOC143046634, which yields MDALTASLLDQHVHNIGPDGDADYGVSKVIELTIFKKDEQYLSDSTGLSIPIKPTWPYEELIITKGSDVKENLEQKSETESISHKTDSIENALTESSLIRQLILKSQDTIEIDAEYGNFVRETVKKCIHNSLDELKAKYIMFKDSFFVEVGSMAEGTRIVEPSEMDFLIALPELANAQNCNIYFVDSKMAIFIQDDLRKEMRSWIKKFPTDPIFPGSGANDLHLFYFLRGALELAIKNNIPDGISILPENKFHDNSRKKEKGKARSSMFHFGIECKGRRRLYLSVDLCFSVPLDAQRIENIVIKSDPNYLQYIHNICTERSTLVCAVLHLSSLCVVADRYHFVKSVTKFNEHVDAKKCYKTAKYFIKLFLPSVEEDDCFICSKSIISSYAIKTIIFYMMEFYTDPNYWNEEYHGNRLIEVFEILLYSQFTLRDNICYLWRIIEIPNETGPFKHVPCREKAIDFLATDDVYILGKVSEFWQLMETKTDSKELIKQFLNLLKCLRDSNDRETSIYSRN from the coding sequence ATGGATGCCCTCACTGCTAGTTTGCTTGATCAGCATGTACACAATATTGGACCCGATGGCGATGCCGATTACGGAGTGTCAAAAGTAATAGaattaacaattttcaaaaaggACGAACAATATTTAAGTGATTCAACAGGTTTAAGTATTCCTATTAAACCGACTTGGCCTTATGAAGAACTCATAATCACAAAAGGAAGCGATGTCAAGGAAAACTTAGAACAAAAAAGTGAGACTGAATCAATATCTCACAAGACGGATTCCATTGAGAATGCTCTTACTGAAAGTTCCTTGATACGTCAGTTGATACTAAAAAGTCAGGATACTATAGAAATAGATGCTGAATATGGAAACTTTGTACGAGAAACAGTTAAAAAGTGTATACATAACAGTTTAGATGAGTTGAAGGCGAAGTATATAATGTTCAAAGACAGCTTTTTTGTAGAAGTCGGTAGTATGGCTGAAGGGACAAGGATAGTTGAACCAAGTGAAATGGATTTCTTGATAGCTTTACCAGAGCTAGCAAACGCACAAAACTGCAACATTTACTTCGTTGACTCTAAAATGGCAATATTTATACAAGATGATCTGCGAAAGGAAATGCGTTCATGGATAAAAAAGTTTCCAACGGATCCTATCTTTCCTGGTTCTGGAGCTAACgatttacacttattttatttcTTACGCGGAGCTCTTGAATTGGCAATCAAAAACAATATCCCAGATGGAATATCCATACTACCAGAAAACAAATTTCACGACAATAGTcgtaaaaaagaaaaaggaaaagcaCGATCCTCTATGTTTCATTTCGGAATTGAATGTAAAGGCCGTCGTAGGTTATACCTTTCAGTAGATTTGTGCTTTTCTGTTCCTTTAGATGCACAGAGGATTGAAAATATTGTGATAAAAAGTGATCCAAATTATTTGCAATATATTCATAATATATGCACAGAGCGTTCGACGTTAGTTTGTGCCGTCTTGCACTTATCGAGTTTATGTGTTGTAGCTGACAGATATCATTTCGTCAAGTCTGTTACAAAATTTAACGAACATGTAGATGCTAAAAAATGCTACAAAACagccaaatatttcataaagCTGTTTTTGCCATCGGTAGAAGAAGATGACTGTTTCATTTGCTCAAAAAGTATAATTTCGTCATACGCtatcaaaacaattattttctataTGATGGAGTTCTACACAGACCCGAACTATTGGAATGAAGAGTACCATGGTAACAGACTCATTGAAGTGTTCGAAATTCTTCTTTACAGTCAATTTACTTTGAGAGATAACATTTGCTATCTATGGAGAATAATAGAGATACCCAATGAAACAGGGCCATTTAAGCATGTCCCTTGCAGAGAAAAGGCTATTGACTTCCTAGCAACGGATGATGTTTATATTTTGGGAAAAGTATCTGAATTTTGGCAGTTAATGGAAACGAAAACTGATAGCAAagaattaataaaacaatttctCAATTTATTGAAATGTTTACGAGATTCTAACGATAGAGAAACATCTATCTATTCCAGGAATTAA